CCGGTAATCATCGGAGCAATTCTGTTGGGACCGTCAGCAGGGGCAATTCTTGGATTTGTGTTTGGTGTATGTTCACTGGTGAGCAACACAATGGCACCAACCCTTTTGTCTTTTGCATTTTCTCCGTTCATGAGCACTACTGGAATTCCGGGAGCAATCAAGGCAATCTGGATTTCTGTAGGATGCCGTATGTTGATTGGAATCGCAGCCGGATGGTTATGGATTCTCTTTAACAAACTGAAAGTGAATCAGATCATTGCACTTCCAATCGTTGGATTCGTCGGATCTATGGTGAATACGATCACAGTTATGGGAAGTATTTATCTGTTATTTGCACAGCAGTATGCACAGGCAAAGGATGTAGCAATAAGCGCTGTATGGGGACTTGTTATGGGAACTGTTACAGCATCTGGTATTCCGGAAGCAATTGCAGCAGCGGTACTGGTGCTTGCAATCGGAAAAGTGCTGATCCAGGTAT
The sequence above is drawn from the Dorea formicigenerans genome and encodes:
- a CDS encoding ECF transporter S component — its product is MKTKKHDTQWMVSVALMAAIVILLANTPLGMIQLPIIKATTVHIPVIIGAILLGPSAGAILGFVFGVCSLVSNTMAPTLLSFAFSPFMSTTGIPGAIKAIWISVGCRMLIGIAAGWLWILFNKLKVNQIIALPIVGFVGSMVNTITVMGSIYLLFAQQYAQAKDVAISAVWGLVMGTVTASGIPEAIAAAVLVLAIGKVLIQVLKRMNFSFIDAQTAK